The DNA sequence TACATAATTAGTTGGATAGATATTCGTTGCATTCACTTACTAAATCATGTCGGGACATTTCAGAGTTATGCTAAATCATATAATAACAAAACCATAACCAGAGAAAAGTTATGGAAATGCCCGCATTGTGAGATGCAACCCAAATAAAAGACATCAAGATCCAACCCATAATTATGAGGTTAACTGTATAACCTGGACCAAGAGTatttaaaatgtatttaaaTGATGTTAAATAGACAAAATTATatcttctttaccaaaaaaaagtatatataaagAAGAATTCAGATCCCACATAATCGAAATCTGTGACAAACACACATAAGAATCTGAAGCAATTCATTGATAATAGTAGAAGAATTAAGTACTCAAATACAATTATGTCAACATAAAATgatggaaaataaagaaaggtcAGTACAGGTTCTTCTATGAATCTAACAAAGAACAATTTATACTTGAGTATTACACAAGTAAACTTACTATCTATCAAAGATTCAGAGCCTTGAGGGTTGGCACCATCCAAGTTCCAGGCAACCTCTCAGATATCCAAAGTCCTCCTTGAACATATAAATACATCTGCTTCTTCACCGGAGAGTAGAGAAGAAGGGAGTTTTGACATCTAGGAGGATTTCCTTTCCCAGGCTTGTGTACCCTTATCAAGAATTTGATAAGGTATCATCACCATGTTTGGCCATAACTGAGAACAATCTTCCCCACCGGACTATTCCCGACATATCCTAAGTAGTTAAAGTAAATGAGAACCCCATGGTCTTACTACCTTCAAGTAACCATATATCCATGGCCATGGATTTGAAATGATGATCAATTATGGCAAGAGAATCATCACATTGAATTAAAGATCTATTTAGTGTAAACATTCTAGGACGAGGGCAATCATACCAATTTATAGTCcaatatttctctctctcaatgtcTAATGCAAGAATGTAGTCATTGCTATAGGCACCCAAACGATTCTTTTGAATGAGCCAATAGAGGGTTCCATCCAAAAACATTGCATTATTTACAAATTGATTTGGTCTTAATTTAGGGAAATCTAACTCTCTCCATGAATTTTAACCCACTGTAATTATCTCACAATTTCTAGTAACCATGTTCCAATCCtcaaggattttatattttagaTGATTCATAAACTCTGATCACTTTATATTTCATGGTTAACATGTCAAAGCCAAAACCAATAATATTTATTTGGCTTATATATGTGGTGGGCCGAAAAAGATGTGATTTGGGCAATATAAGCTTCTCTCTTGTAATGGGATTAAAGAGGCAGACAGGACCATAACCCTCCAGTGAGGCTATACAGATAAAGCCATTGCAAGAACCCACAATATGTAGGTAAAACCCTCTAAGTTCAAAACCCATTGGTATGACTCTAGTCTTCCAGTGACCACCTTCTCCAAGACTCACCATACGTAGGCTATTCATCTCCTTAATGTTATCTTCAGGTGCTATTTGGAATGTTGGTCTAAGAATTAGAGTAGGTGCAGGCTGATTTATCATGGATTTAGTGAAGTGGACATcgatgaaatcagaatcatAGCGAAAGGTAGACCATAGCTTGCATAAGCTCATGCATCTGAGTACAGATTCTATTGGAAGTCTAgtcaaaatatcaaaaataaTGTCCCGTGGGAGATTCacaatcatcatcatccataCCTGCATGCGTATTATACATACATCTTCTCCTCCATCTCCTGCTCCGACGATTTGATCACACCTCAAAATAGAATTAGGGTTAACTGCGAGAGACAAAGATGGTAATAGACACATATATTTATAGAATCTCATGTGGAAGGGCACAATATTCCGGTATGGTTTGGACTTCCTAAAAGCTAGACTTCCAAATCCAGTGCCGTGCATGTTATAATTATATCTCACAACAAACTTTAcctattttttctccaataCCCAGCTAAGATTTAGGACTAATCCAAGATATTATATATCTTGAGTCCTTGACCAGGCTGGACTTTTGATTCTCAGACGGCCCCCCACATGTTTTCTATTTTGGGTAGCAGAAGTGGTTACAACTTCTTTTAGTAACAAGCACCTTGACACAGCAGCGAAATCACTATTCCACCATTGTTGGATGCCTGGGGCATATTCCCATTGGTTACCGAGCTGGGCATACTTTATTTTATGTTAAggacagtatttttttttttttttttttttttttttattttttttaagtatctaaTGAGCAGTAGTGATCATGGAATCTTATGTAAGGAAACcgtttcactttcttttaagtgcaaaaaaaggaagaaagaaaattataagGCAAGGATGCCAACAAGAGGCATTAGGCTTGGAACAAACCAACAATAAAGGGATTGCTGAAAAATCAAACTAGAACAACCAACTCACACtagaaaattttgaaagaaatCAGATTTTCCAATCGGCTGAACAAAAAATATAAGGGGCGAATCTAATGAGGTGACATTTCTGCTTACGTGAAGTAGAGATTTGAGTGTATTCTTGTTAGACACTCGTTTCCCAATGAAGATCTTCCTCTTTTTGCCTCAATTCTTGTGCTTCCTCTATATTGCCATAATGTTTGATCCCGTCCTCAATATCAACTAGGGAGGCTTCTTCTATATTGCCATGAATTACTTCCTTGTAATatttcaactctagatcttctTCTTGGGAGACAAAATATAAGGAGGCTGCATGATCATCTTGAGAGAGACAATCTAGAGAGGTTGCATGATATAAAGATATTCTTTCTTCAAGCAATGGAtaagggttttttatttttgggggtcAACGAAATGCAAAGAATACAAATAGGGAGAAGGGAAAACATGAAGGAAAGAAACGAATAGGATGCAAAGTTCCAACTGAACGTATGTGATAAGTAGAATGTGGGATCTCGAAGCATAATCTCTAAAAACCAAGTAATCAGATAGAGGAAGAAGTCAGATCCCATGTAATCAAAATCACTAGTAATAACATATAAACAAattgataaaggaagaagaattcTGATCTTCCATAATCAAAATCTAGACAAAAACATATAAGAATCTGAACAACTTCATTGAATTGATTATTCAAACACATGAAATAAAACACAATAGAAGTGCTTCAAAACAAATATCTCAATatagaaagatgaaaaagaaagaccaaTTAGTTAATACAGATTCCTCCATGAATCTGACGAAGAACAAATTAATTATACTCGAGCAAGGGTCGGCACCATCCAAGTTTCCAGCAACCTATCAACCAACATATCAGCTTTCCAATGTCCTGCTTGAACAAATGAATACTGCTTCTTCACCGGAGAGTAGAGAAGAAGGGTGGACTCAAGTCTTTGATTTCCTTCCACAAACTTCCATTTCCATAACCTTAGCAGGAATGTATCATGGCCATGTTTAGACAGAACTGAGAAATAGTCTCCCAAAAGACCTAGTCCAGACATATCATAAGTAATTAAAGTAAAAGAGAACCCCATGGACTTGCTACCCTTAAGTAACCATATATCAGCAGACCATGGACTTGTGTAGGCATAATCAATTATGGCAATAGATCCATCCATGTGAATTAAAGATTCTCTTTGCTTATATTCTCTAGGAGGATTACAATCAATAGTCCAAAACTTCTCACTGTCAATGTCTAACGCAAGAATGTATTCGCAGTCGTCGGAGctatccaaaaaatattttttgatgaTCCAATAGATAGTTCCATCCAAAATCACCGAATTTGTGTCATATTGATATAGATGATATCCATAGTCATATTGGTCTTGTATTGTTCTTGGCAAGTCTAACTTTCTCCATGAACTATCACCCACTGTAATTATCTCACAATATCTAACATCCTGGTTGTCACTATAATCATACATAACATCAGATAATTTATAAATTCTGACCACTTTATATTTATTGCTCAAGCTGTCAAAGCCAAAACCAAAACTATTTATTATTGGACCTGAGTATGTGGGGGGCAAAACAATAAATGATTTGGGCAACATCTTCCTTTCTCTTGTAATGGGATTGAAAAGGAAGATAGGAGCCAAAACCTCACGTGCCCCTATACAGAGAATGCCATTGCAAGAACCCACAATATTAAAGCAACTCTCTAGTTCAAAACCTAATGGTATGTGTCTTACTTTCCAATCTAAACCACCACCTTCTTCTCCATTAGGACTCAACATAAGTAGGCTACTGACCTTATCATCAGTGGACGCTATTAGTGATGATGGTTCAAGAACAAGACTGGGTTGTTGATGAATCATGGATTTAGTGAGGTGGAGATGGATGAAATAAGGATCATGTCGAAAGGCAGACCAGAGCTTGCATACACTCATACATCGGAGGACTGATTCTATGGGAAGTCTACTCAATATCTCATAAATAATGCCCTGAGGGAGATGTGTATTTCTGATCTCCTCCATCTTTTCTCCGTTTCTTCTAATCAACCCTATGAACTGGACGGCGGTGTATGTTTAGACTCCAGAGTCTCTGTCGGCTTCTCCCacgatcacaactcaaaatagAAATACAGCACTGGAGATAAACATGATTGAGGCGTTCACACTTATTTATAGAATCAGAGAGGCAGAATTAGATATTGATTTGGACTTCCTAAAAATAAGATAACCGGAGCCAATTCCAACGAGTTCAATTAGGactctcaaatttttttaatatttgagtAAGGCCCGTCGTGCCCTGTGGGTTATAATTATTTCATATTGACACCCCTCATGgtgggggtgtcaatttcaggccCGCACCATTTTACCCAACTGAGTCTGATCGGTTAAAGTCCGGCTTGGATCGGTCCGATGAGTCCAGCCCATTTATTAAATAGGGTTCATAGTGCAGCCCCTCAAGCAGGTTGGGTGCCGAATCGGCCTGACCAATTACTGACCTGACATGAACCAACTCCCCCTTTATTTCTAAATGAAATTCCCATTTTGCCCACATTATCTCAGTATTTATAACTAGATTTACTaaaccacatatatatatatatatatatatatatatatataaaagagagagagtaaaatgTCCAAACATAAACTATTATGAGTTATGAAAAAGATAGTAGTGGCTCATCTCAATTTTAGAGGTGGAGAATGGAGCTATTATGAAGATATCTACCACAACCTTTAgactctaaaccctaatttcaGATTGTTCAAAAGATGATTTTAGAATCCCAATCATATTAATAAAATTAGAGCAAAAACAAGCAATCTTTTATCTGAATTTTGCGATTTAtggcctcattttattggttttcCCCTTTAAATGTTTTCTTTGCTAATGTGGCAAGGGAATTATCCCACTCCACCATTCTTCAAAGTCTTAACATTATATTTAATTTTAGGAGAAATGTGGGCATATGGATTGCATTATTAAGACTTGGAATTACTACTTGGTCATATGACCACTACATCAGTACAAGGACCAACCAGGGGAGTTGAACATGAAGCCAAC is a window from the Macadamia integrifolia cultivar HAES 741 chromosome 5, SCU_Mint_v3, whole genome shotgun sequence genome containing:
- the LOC122077844 gene encoding F-box/kelch-repeat protein At3g06240-like; translation: MEEIRNTHLPQGIIYEILSRLPIESVLRCMSVCKLWSAFRHDPYFIHLHLTKSMIHQQPSLVLEPSSLIASTDDKVSSLLMLSPNGEEGGGLDWKVRHIPLGFELESCFNIVGSCNGILCIGAREVLAPIFLFNPITRERKMLPKSFIVLPPTYSGPIINSFGFGFDSLSNKYKVVRIYKLSDVMYDYSDNQDVRYCEIITVGDSSWRKLDLPRTIQDQYDYGYHLYQYDTNSVILDGTIYWIIKKYFLDSSDDCEYILALDIDSEKFWTIDCNPPREYKQRESLIHMDGSIAIIDYAYTSPWSADIWLLKGSKSMGFSFTLITYDMSGLGLLGDYFSVLSKHGHDTFLLRLWKWKFVEGNQRLESTLLLYSPVKKQYSFVQAGHWKADMLVDRLLETWMVPTLARV